From a single Xyrauchen texanus isolate HMW12.3.18 chromosome 26, RBS_HiC_50CHRs, whole genome shotgun sequence genomic region:
- the LOC127620342 gene encoding polypeptide N-acetylgalactosaminyltransferase 4-like, with protein sequence MKIRWSRKVAFLAKVCFVLCLLWLFYLLIVRSAVSSLTENDGEHNILVRDIPTLTEGVSDSLLRPVYEKHPPEPNAPGEYGRATRLTLSTEEKKEEESGIERYAINIFISDKISLHRHIQDNRMHECKAKKYNIHRLPTTSVIIAFYNEAWSTLLRTIHSVLESTPAILLKEVILVDDFSDRGYLKSQLEQYLSNLDRVRLIRTKKREGLVRARLIGATYATGHVLTFLDCHCECVPGWIEPLLERIAENETTIICPVIDTIDWNTFEFYMQTDEPMVGGFDWRLTFQWHAVPEIDRKIRKSRIDPIRSPTMAGGLFAVSKAYFEYLGTYDMGMEVWGGENLELSFRVWQCGGSLEIHPCSHVGHVFPKKAPYSRSNFLQNTVRAAEVWMDSYKQHFYNRNPPASKENYGDISERIVLRKRLQCQSFEWYLQNVYPGLHVPEDRPGWHGAVRSVGIYSECLDYNAPDHNPTGAHLSLFGCHGQGGNQYFEYTSQKEIRFNSVTEICAEIQDGMTHIGMKHCPQDGVPRPPSITWEFKHDGSIYNPHSNMCITSYRTSDGRADIQMRSCTPGDKHQHWKFE encoded by the exons ATGAAGATCCGCTGGTCGAGGAAGGTGGCTTTCCTGGCCAAGGTCTGCTTCGTCCTCTGTCTGCTGTGGCTCTTCTACCTCCTTATAGTCCGTTCTGCAGTCTCCTCTTTGACTGAAAATGATGGTGAACACAACATCCTGGTCCGAGACATTCCTACCCTCACAGAGGGAGTCTCTGACAGCCTCCTCCGGCCTGTTTATGAGAAACATCCACCAGAACCCAACGCTCCTGGAGAATATGGCAGAGCCACTCGACTGACCCTCAGCACTGAGGAGAAGAAAGAGGAGGAGTCTGGTATTGAGCGCTATGCCATTAACATCTTCATCAGCGACAAGATCTCCCTTCATCGCCACATACAGGACAACAGGATGCATGA ATGCAAAGCAAAGAAGTACAATATCCATCGACTGCCCACTACATCTGTGATCATAGCATTTTACAATGAGGCCTGGTCCACTTTACTCAGAACCATTCATAGTGTGTTGGAAAGCACACCAGCCATCCTACTAAAGGAGGTCATACTTGTGGATGACTTCAGCGACAGAG GCTATCTGAAGTCACAGCTGGAGCAGTATTTAAGTAATCTCGATCGCGTTCGTCTCATTCGCACCAAGAAAAGAGAAGGTCTGGTACGGGCACGACTCATTGGCGCCACCTATGCTACAGGACACGTGCTCACCTTTCTTGACTGCCACTGTGAATGTGTGCCTGGTTGGATTGAGCCACTGCTGGAAAG AATTGCAGAGAATGAGACCACCATCATATGTCCAGTGATTGACACCATTGACTGGAACACATTTGAGTTCTACATGCAGACTGATGAGCCCATGGTGGGCGGCTTTGACTGGAGGCTGACATTCCAGTGGCATGCTGTGCCGGAAATCGATCGCAAGATACGGAAATCCCGAATTGACCCCATTAG GTCTCCCACTATGGCTGGAGGCCTATTTGCCGTCAGCAAGGCCTACTTTGAGTATCTGGGCACATATGACATGGGCATGGAGGTATGGGGAGGAGAGAATCTGGAACTTTCTTTTCGG gTGTGGCAATGTGGGGGGTCTTTAGAAATTCACCCATGTTCCCATGTGGGTCACGTTTTTCCCAAGAAAGCCCCATATTCCCGATCGAACTTCCTTCAGAACACTGTCCGTGCTGCAGAAGTCTGGATGGATTCCTACAAGCAGCACTTCTATAACCGAAACCCCCCAGCAAGCAAG GAAAATTATGGGGATATTTCTGAAAGGATTGTATTACGAAAGCGACTCCAGTGTCAGAGTTTTGAGTGGTACCTGCAGAACGTTTACCCCGGCCTTCATGTGCCAGAGGACAGGCCTGGCTGGCATGGAGCG GTGCGTAGTGTTGGGATCTACTCTGAATGTCTGGACTACAATGCACCAGACCACAACCCCACAGGAGCTCATCTGTCCCTGTTTGGCTGCCATGGTCAGGGTGGTAATCAG TACTTTGAGTACACATCTCAGAAGGAGATCCGCTTTAACTCCGTGACTGAGATTTgtgctgagatccaggatggAATGACACATATAGGAATGAAGCATTGCCCGCAAGATGGTGTTCCAAGACCTCCCAGCATCACATGGGAGTTCAAGCAT GATGGGAGCATATATAATCCTCATTCAAACATGTGTATCACATCCTACCGCACATCAGACGGCCGTGCAGACATCCAGATGAGAAGTTGCACTCCTGGAGACAAACACCAGCATTGGAAATTTGAGTGA